The Nocardia sp. BMG111209 genome includes a window with the following:
- a CDS encoding ABC transporter permease subunit → MNAFLPFLVAGLATGAVYGLAGLGVVLTYKTSGIFNFGYGAVAALSAYLFYFLHTEHGLPWPISAAICLLILAPAMGWGLELLARSLSGASEMLRVVATVGLILIVAAAGALWHPGNPPTFGHFLPQSTVRLAGVNVTWEQIILFVVSLVASAVLFWFFRSVRLGIVMRGVVDDPDLIAMSGDDPVRVRRWAWILGTVFASVAGLLLAPSQPLDGITLSTVVFAAFGAAAVGWFTNLPLTFAGGLVIGIAAAFVDKYAATVSWIGGLSPALPFLVLFVVLIVTPRGRLVTRQAVSRVAVRRSYHAPPRVRLVAGALAIVALALVPTLQGGHLAVWSAALVDVMLFLSLGLLVRQSGQISLCHQAFAAVGAAAFAHFSAIAGMPWLVALLLAALVAVPVGAIIAIPAVRVSGVFLALATLGFGILAQQVFYTRDFMFGPSTMGVLERRPSFTIGSLDLSGDTGFYYLLLVVTVAVVALVTAIGQGRLGRLLAALSDSPRALETHGANSAVLKVIVFCLSAALAALAGAFTGMLYQFGVGTYFDWFNSIVIVAVVVIMTVGSPWYGILAAVLYAVVPDYIQGSTTNSVLQLLFGIGAVSAVYGSAAMPAPLRRLLDRLGGRTSVAESVPAQPDSPTDEPAAPSPGATAPTPGRSAPEQAGTLPAGSPARAGLAVRELSVRFGGVTAVDGVTLTARPAAITGLIGPNGAGKTTTFNACSGLNRLTSGRILLHGSDIARLGPSRRARRGLGRTFQRTELFDSLTVRQNVAMGREAAFAGSNPLAHLTGSRRAARQRDTATDEALELTGITHLADTQAGLLPIGMRRLVELARVLAGPFDLLLLDEPSSGLDAHETEEFGRVLRTVVRTRGTGILLVEHDMTLIRDICDHVYVLDFGTLIFEGSPADMHTSPKVRAAYLGDAAAVPEPIPAGE, encoded by the coding sequence GTGAACGCCTTTCTCCCCTTCCTCGTCGCGGGCCTGGCCACCGGTGCTGTCTACGGTTTGGCCGGGCTCGGCGTCGTACTCACCTACAAGACGTCGGGCATCTTCAACTTCGGCTACGGCGCGGTGGCCGCGCTCAGCGCCTACCTGTTCTACTTCCTGCACACCGAACACGGTCTGCCGTGGCCGATTTCGGCGGCGATCTGCCTGCTGATCCTCGCCCCCGCCATGGGCTGGGGTCTGGAACTGCTGGCCCGGTCGCTGTCCGGCGCGAGCGAGATGTTGCGGGTGGTCGCCACGGTCGGGCTCATCCTCATCGTGGCCGCGGCGGGTGCGCTGTGGCATCCCGGAAATCCGCCCACCTTCGGGCATTTCCTGCCGCAGTCCACGGTGCGGCTGGCCGGGGTGAACGTCACGTGGGAGCAGATCATCCTGTTCGTGGTCTCGCTGGTCGCGTCGGCGGTGCTGTTCTGGTTCTTCCGGTCGGTGCGCCTGGGCATCGTGATGCGCGGCGTGGTCGACGATCCGGATCTGATCGCGATGAGCGGGGACGATCCGGTGCGGGTGCGGCGCTGGGCGTGGATCCTCGGCACCGTCTTCGCCTCGGTCGCCGGTCTGCTGCTGGCCCCCAGCCAGCCGCTGGACGGAATCACCCTGTCCACCGTGGTTTTCGCGGCCTTCGGCGCGGCGGCCGTCGGCTGGTTCACGAATCTGCCGCTGACCTTCGCCGGTGGGCTCGTGATCGGTATCGCCGCGGCGTTCGTGGACAAGTACGCCGCCACCGTCTCCTGGATCGGCGGCCTGTCCCCCGCGCTGCCGTTCCTGGTGTTGTTCGTGGTGCTCATCGTCACACCGCGCGGGAGATTGGTTACCCGGCAAGCGGTTTCGCGCGTCGCGGTCCGACGCTCGTACCACGCGCCGCCGCGGGTGCGGCTGGTCGCCGGTGCGCTGGCGATCGTCGCCCTGGCGCTGGTCCCGACGCTGCAGGGCGGGCATCTGGCGGTGTGGTCGGCGGCGCTGGTCGACGTGATGCTGTTCCTCTCGCTGGGCCTGCTGGTGCGGCAGTCGGGGCAGATCTCGTTGTGCCATCAGGCTTTCGCGGCCGTGGGGGCGGCGGCGTTCGCGCACTTCTCCGCGATCGCGGGTATGCCCTGGCTGGTGGCGCTGCTGCTGGCGGCCCTGGTGGCGGTGCCGGTCGGCGCGATCATCGCGATCCCCGCGGTCCGGGTGTCCGGGGTGTTCCTGGCGCTGGCCACCCTCGGCTTCGGCATCCTGGCCCAACAGGTCTTCTACACCCGCGATTTCATGTTCGGGCCGTCGACGATGGGCGTCCTCGAACGGCGGCCGTCCTTCACCATCGGCTCGCTGGATCTGTCCGGCGACACCGGTTTCTACTATCTGCTGCTCGTCGTCACCGTGGCGGTGGTGGCGCTGGTGACCGCGATCGGTCAGGGCCGGCTGGGCAGATTGCTGGCGGCCCTGTCGGATTCGCCCCGCGCACTGGAGACCCACGGCGCGAACTCGGCCGTGCTGAAGGTGATCGTGTTCTGCCTCTCGGCGGCACTGGCGGCACTGGCGGGCGCGTTCACCGGGATGCTCTACCAGTTCGGGGTCGGAACGTATTTCGACTGGTTCAACTCGATCGTGATCGTGGCGGTCGTGGTGATCATGACGGTCGGCAGCCCGTGGTACGGGATTCTCGCCGCCGTGCTCTACGCGGTGGTCCCCGACTACATCCAGGGTTCGACCACCAACAGTGTGCTGCAACTGCTGTTCGGCATCGGCGCGGTGAGCGCGGTGTACGGCAGCGCCGCCATGCCCGCGCCGCTGCGGCGGCTGCTGGACCGGCTCGGCGGCCGGACATCTGTCGCCGAATCGGTTCCGGCACAGCCGGATTCGCCGACCGACGAGCCCGCTGCGCCGTCACCCGGCGCGACCGCGCCGACCCCGGGCAGATCCGCACCGGAGCAGGCCGGGACACTCCCCGCCGGATCACCGGCCCGTGCGGGCCTGGCGGTGCGCGAATTGTCGGTCCGGTTCGGCGGGGTCACCGCGGTCGACGGCGTCACGCTGACCGCCCGGCCCGCGGCGATCACCGGCCTGATCGGGCCGAACGGCGCGGGCAAGACCACGACGTTCAACGCGTGCAGCGGCCTGAACCGGCTCACCTCGGGCCGAATCCTGTTGCACGGCAGCGATATCGCCCGCCTGGGTCCGTCCCGCCGGGCCCGGCGCGGCCTCGGCCGCACCTTCCAGCGCACCGAACTGTTCGACAGCCTGACCGTCCGCCAGAACGTCGCGATGGGTCGCGAGGCCGCCTTCGCGGGCAGCAATCCCCTTGCGCACCTGACCGGTTCACGCCGCGCGGCCCGGCAGCGCGACACCGCCACCGACGAGGCCCTCGAACTCACCGGGATCACCCATCTGGCCGACACCCAGGCGGGCCTGCTGCCGATCGGTATGCGCCGCCTGGTCGAACTGGCCCGAGTCCTCGCGGGCCCGTTCGATCTGCTGCTGCTCGACGAACCGTCGTCCGGCCTGGACGCGCACGAGACGGAGGAGTTCGGCCGGGTGCTGCGGACGGTGGTCCGCACCCGCGGCACCGGAATCCTGTTGGTGGAGCACGATATGACGCTGATCCGGGACATCTGCGACCACGTGTACGTCCTCGACTTCGGCACTCTGATCTTCGAGGGCTCCCCCGCCGACATGCACACCTCGCCGAAGGTCCGCGCCGCCTATCTCGGCGACGCCGCCGCGGTCCCCGAGCCGATCCCCGCCGGAGAGTAG
- a CDS encoding ABC transporter ATP-binding protein, translating to MLTLHSVTAGYGAATVLHDVTLTVGPGEVVALLGPNGAGKTTLLRTATGFVRPRSGRVEFDGADLTGEPPHHFARRGICHLPEGRGIFATLTVRENLIVQARGRDRDEAIAAATELFPILGARLHQTAGSLSGGEQQMLALTRAYLTAPKAIVVDEASFGLAPRIVDQIYTALEQLVAQGMSLILVEQYVQKALDLATTVYILGRGAIVHTGPAAELDPTEIYERYLGID from the coding sequence ATGCTGACCCTGCACTCGGTGACCGCCGGCTACGGCGCGGCCACGGTCCTGCACGATGTGACCCTCACCGTCGGCCCCGGCGAGGTGGTCGCCCTGCTGGGCCCCAACGGGGCCGGCAAGACCACCCTGCTGCGCACCGCGACCGGATTCGTCCGTCCCCGGTCCGGCCGTGTCGAATTCGACGGCGCCGACCTGACCGGCGAACCGCCGCATCATTTCGCCCGCCGGGGCATCTGCCACCTCCCGGAGGGGCGGGGCATCTTCGCCACCCTCACCGTCCGGGAGAATCTGATCGTCCAGGCGCGCGGCCGCGACCGCGACGAGGCGATCGCGGCGGCGACGGAACTCTTCCCGATCCTCGGCGCCCGGCTGCACCAGACCGCGGGCAGCCTCTCCGGCGGCGAACAACAGATGCTCGCCCTGACCCGCGCCTATCTGACCGCCCCGAAGGCGATCGTGGTCGACGAGGCGTCCTTCGGCCTCGCCCCGCGCATCGTGGACCAGATCTACACCGCCCTGGAACAGCTCGTGGCCCAGGGCATGTCGCTGATTTTGGTGGAACAGTATGTGCAGAAGGCTCTCGACCTGGCCACGACGGTGTACATCCTCGGCCGCGGCGCCATCGTGCACACCGGCCCCGCCGCCGAACTCGACCCGACCGAGATCTACGAACGCTACCTGGGCATCGACTGA
- a CDS encoding carboxymuconolactone decarboxylase family protein produces the protein MARIEPVAPEDWSEEMTTFIAEFRTAVLGAELVQSRPGGANLLGTLAGYPELAKSFLAFNGHFLYGCSLTDRQRELIILRVAHRRQCRYEWAQHVLLAGDAGITEDEIARVSTGPKAPEWKPLESALLQATDDLLSRGTISRDTWSLLAAEFDDRQLMDVVFTVGTYAMVAMALRAFDVQPEPDLVPYLPSRR, from the coding sequence ATGGCTCGCATCGAACCCGTTGCCCCGGAGGACTGGTCCGAGGAGATGACCACGTTCATCGCCGAGTTCCGCACCGCCGTACTCGGCGCGGAACTGGTCCAGTCGCGCCCCGGCGGCGCGAACCTGCTCGGCACCCTCGCCGGCTACCCCGAACTGGCGAAGTCCTTCCTGGCCTTCAACGGTCACTTCCTCTACGGCTGCTCGCTCACCGACCGCCAGCGCGAACTGATCATCCTCCGCGTCGCGCACCGCCGCCAATGCCGGTACGAATGGGCCCAGCACGTCCTGCTGGCCGGCGACGCCGGCATCACCGAGGACGAGATCGCCCGGGTCTCGACCGGTCCCAAGGCCCCCGAGTGGAAACCCCTGGAAAGCGCCCTCCTGCAGGCCACCGACGACCTGCTGTCCCGCGGCACGATCTCCCGCGACACCTGGAGCCTGCTCGCCGCCGAATTCGACGACCGCCAACTGATGGACGTCGTCTTCACCGTGGGCACCTACGCCATGGTCGCCATGGCCCTGCGCGCCTTCGACGTGCAACCCGAACCCGACCTGGTCCCCTACCTCCCCAGCCGCCGCTGA
- a CDS encoding Fic family protein, translating into MVDTLTAALGFGWDRSAVDSFERHSVERAVWRYRRSLPEFVWDAAVLEGNPFTYPEVQTLMEGVTVGGHKLSDEQQVVNLAEASRALADLVTNGGFALDKPTSDGLQGLIARGEALEIGHFRGEGPLTLTPGVNLGAYGRYMPPETEPGGANLRELHARGIAALLTTLDDPFEQALAYFLFAALQQFYFDGNKRTGRAMMNGHLMTHGFDAISIPAARRLEFNTNMVDFYRTRDATGMFAFLASCHPDREPGAS; encoded by the coding sequence ATGGTGGATACGCTTACCGCAGCGCTCGGGTTTGGTTGGGACCGTTCCGCGGTCGATTCCTTCGAGCGGCACTCCGTAGAGCGAGCGGTGTGGCGGTACCGGCGTTCTCTGCCCGAATTCGTCTGGGACGCTGCGGTCCTCGAAGGAAACCCCTTCACCTATCCCGAGGTCCAGACCTTGATGGAGGGCGTGACGGTCGGTGGCCACAAGCTGAGCGACGAACAGCAGGTGGTCAATCTGGCAGAAGCGTCGCGGGCCCTGGCCGACCTTGTCACCAACGGTGGATTCGCCCTCGACAAACCGACGTCGGACGGCCTACAAGGACTCATTGCACGCGGCGAGGCGCTGGAAATCGGCCACTTCCGCGGCGAAGGGCCACTCACTCTCACGCCAGGGGTCAATCTCGGCGCGTACGGGCGGTACATGCCGCCCGAGACCGAACCTGGTGGCGCCAACCTCCGTGAACTGCATGCTCGAGGCATAGCGGCGTTGCTGACCACACTCGATGACCCCTTCGAGCAGGCGCTGGCCTACTTTCTGTTCGCAGCGCTACAGCAGTTCTACTTCGACGGCAACAAGCGCACCGGCCGGGCGATGATGAACGGCCATTTGATGACGCACGGATTCGACGCGATCAGTATCCCTGCCGCTCGGCGCCTCGAGTTCAACACGAACATGGTCGACTTCTACCGGACCCGGGACGCCACCGGGATGTTCGCCTTCCTGGCGTCCTGCCATCCGGATCGGGAGCCGGGAGCGAGCTGA
- a CDS encoding carboxylesterase/lipase family protein — protein sequence METIVSVTGGKIRGVTDRGVSAFLGVPYAAAPVGPARFDLPRPVTEWSGVRDAVTFGPGCLQSRYPAPIEALIGHDPILGDEYLNVNVWTPEPGGSGLPVLVWIHGGAYVRGSNALPIYDGGTFARDGVVTVAVNYRLGLSGFAALPGAPLNRGIHDQIAALRWVQENIAAFGGDPGNVTVFGESAGGMSVVNLIAAPAARGLFRRAIVQSANGSAVAAADDARLVALRLAEKLDIEPTATAFGEVTPERLQAAQDGIALDLMVKPDPARWGATVVAGGLGIMSFFPVIDGDLLTGRPLDLVTSRPDRALPLLIGWNRDEFRFFTFPAGLDAGITDTTLPLMLPRYGLDPKVVDTYAADRPGASAADLFAAVASDLIFRDDATRIADYIAAQDEPTFVYEFAWASEVAALRASHVMEIPFVFDRLDAAHRLTGPTPPQSLADDMHAAWVRFATHGDPGWSRYRATDRNTRIFDAPDAGVVADPRGAELAALRAARRR from the coding sequence ATGGAAACGATCGTCTCCGTCACCGGCGGCAAGATTCGCGGCGTCACCGACCGCGGGGTGAGCGCATTCCTCGGTGTCCCGTACGCGGCCGCGCCGGTGGGACCGGCCAGATTCGACCTGCCGCGCCCGGTCACCGAATGGTCCGGGGTGCGCGACGCCGTCACCTTCGGTCCCGGCTGCCTGCAATCGCGGTATCCGGCGCCGATCGAGGCGCTGATCGGCCACGACCCGATCCTCGGCGACGAATATCTGAACGTGAACGTGTGGACCCCGGAGCCGGGCGGGTCGGGCCTGCCGGTGCTGGTCTGGATCCACGGCGGCGCGTACGTGCGGGGCTCGAACGCGCTGCCGATCTACGACGGCGGCACCTTCGCCCGCGACGGCGTGGTCACGGTCGCCGTCAACTACCGGCTCGGCCTGTCCGGTTTCGCCGCGCTACCGGGCGCGCCGCTGAACCGGGGTATCCACGACCAGATCGCGGCGCTGCGCTGGGTGCAGGAGAACATCGCCGCATTCGGCGGAGATCCCGGCAATGTCACCGTATTCGGTGAGTCGGCCGGCGGGATGAGCGTGGTGAACCTGATCGCCGCGCCGGCCGCGCGCGGACTGTTCCGGCGCGCGATCGTGCAGAGCGCCAACGGATCCGCCGTCGCCGCGGCCGACGATGCCCGCCTGGTGGCGCTGCGCCTCGCCGAGAAGCTCGACATCGAGCCCACCGCAACGGCTTTCGGTGAGGTGACCCCGGAACGGTTGCAGGCGGCCCAGGACGGCATCGCGCTCGACCTGATGGTGAAACCCGACCCGGCACGCTGGGGCGCCACCGTGGTCGCGGGTGGCCTGGGCATCATGAGCTTCTTCCCCGTGATCGATGGGGACCTGCTGACCGGCCGCCCGCTCGATCTGGTCACGTCCCGACCGGATCGGGCGCTCCCGCTGTTGATCGGCTGGAACCGCGACGAATTCCGTTTCTTCACCTTCCCGGCGGGCCTCGACGCCGGAATCACCGACACCACACTGCCTCTCATGCTCCCGCGCTACGGCCTGGACCCGAAGGTCGTCGACACCTACGCCGCCGACCGTCCCGGCGCCTCCGCCGCCGACCTGTTCGCGGCCGTTGCCTCCGACCTCATCTTCCGCGACGACGCCACCCGCATCGCCGATTACATTGCGGCGCAGGACGAACCGACCTTCGTCTACGAATTCGCCTGGGCCTCCGAGGTTGCCGCGCTCCGCGCGAGCCACGTCATGGAGATCCCCTTCGTCTTCGACCGCCTGGACGCCGCGCACCGCTTGACCGGCCCGACCCCACCCCAATCCCTCGCCGACGATATGCACGCCGCCTGGGTGCGTTTCGCCACCCACGGCGACCCGGGCTGGTCCCGCTACCGCGCCACGGACCGGAACACCCGCATCTTCGACGCCCCCGACGCAGGCGTGGTCGCCGATCCGCGCGGCGCGGAACTGGCCGCGCTACGGGCCGCCCGGCGCAGATGA
- a CDS encoding helix-turn-helix domain-containing protein yields MSMTRHSSPTPTVTYELAGGAQIDRHRHPGPQLVYSSSGAVEVRTDAGDWIAPADRAIWIPAGCRHEHRFYGPTRFHCVAFDSGLTPDRDTPVVLTVTPLIRELIVACSAADELPAAEAGRLRRVLLDRLRRSPEQLLRLPAARDSRLRRACALVEDDLTVAWTLVELGHRVGAAERTLSRLFRTELALSYPQWRTRLRLHRATQLLAEGVPVTVVAHRCGWASASAFIDVYRRVLGHTPGTYRAGPM; encoded by the coding sequence ATGTCGATGACCCGCCACAGTTCGCCGACGCCGACGGTGACCTACGAGCTGGCCGGGGGCGCGCAGATCGATCGGCATCGGCATCCGGGACCGCAGCTGGTCTATTCCAGTTCCGGCGCGGTCGAGGTGCGCACCGACGCGGGCGACTGGATCGCTCCCGCCGATCGGGCCATCTGGATCCCGGCCGGCTGCCGGCACGAGCACCGGTTCTACGGGCCAACCCGATTCCATTGTGTCGCTTTCGATTCCGGTCTCACGCCGGACCGGGACACGCCGGTGGTGCTGACGGTGACGCCGTTGATCCGGGAGCTGATCGTCGCCTGTTCGGCGGCGGACGAGTTGCCCGCGGCCGAGGCCGGACGGTTGCGGCGGGTGCTGCTCGATCGGTTGCGCCGTAGTCCGGAGCAGCTGCTGCGGTTACCGGCCGCGCGGGATTCGCGGCTGCGCCGGGCGTGCGCGCTGGTCGAGGACGATCTGACCGTGGCGTGGACGCTGGTCGAGCTGGGGCATCGGGTCGGCGCGGCCGAGCGCACGCTCAGCAGGCTGTTCCGCACCGAGCTGGCCCTGAGCTATCCGCAGTGGCGCACCCGGCTGCGGCTGCATCGCGCGACCCAGCTGCTGGCCGAGGGGGTGCCGGTCACCGTGGTCGCGCATCGGTGCGGGTGGGCGTCGGCCAGCGCGTTCATCGATGTGTATCGGCGCGTCCTCGGGCACACGCCGGGGACGTATCGTGCCGGACCGATGTGA
- a CDS encoding MFS transporter produces MSVIDEHSAAQADSAWHRMRYWVFAHAVDDFYQGLVPAAIPFFVLERHYSYTAASGLALAATLGSALPQPILGLLADRRPLLWLAPAGLTAAGVGAGLAGPAPGYAAAWILLLLSGIGVAAFHPAAGRDARRDAGDSATAMSLFAVGGNLGFFLAPALATPALVTLGVGATACFIPPAVLMGAVLWRYQQRRAATHRPAAQTGGRDRWAPFLLLTAIAVVRSVIAFGMNTFIALYWIGHLGASRGFGGVALTAFLVGGVLGTLLGGRIADRAGMLRTIQIGSIAAVPALILLRAVPEQHLALAAAVLAGLAVNIPFAVLVKLGQDYLPGRPGTASGVTLGLAVSAGGLFVPVLGVLADHRGPQSVLTVLCLIPVAAVILGFLLPPPTHDRRSARADTPLSTLDS; encoded by the coding sequence ATGAGCGTGATCGACGAACACAGTGCGGCACAAGCAGATTCGGCCTGGCACCGGATGCGGTACTGGGTGTTCGCCCATGCGGTGGACGATTTCTACCAGGGCCTGGTCCCCGCGGCCATCCCGTTCTTCGTGCTGGAACGGCACTACAGCTATACCGCCGCCTCCGGCCTCGCCCTCGCCGCGACACTGGGAAGCGCACTGCCGCAACCGATTCTGGGTCTGCTCGCCGACCGCCGCCCACTCCTGTGGCTGGCCCCCGCCGGGCTGACCGCCGCCGGCGTCGGCGCCGGACTCGCGGGGCCGGCCCCCGGCTACGCCGCGGCGTGGATCCTGTTGCTGCTCTCCGGCATCGGCGTGGCCGCGTTCCATCCGGCCGCGGGCCGCGACGCCCGCCGCGACGCCGGCGACAGCGCCACTGCCATGAGCCTGTTCGCTGTGGGCGGCAACCTCGGCTTCTTCCTGGCGCCGGCCCTCGCGACCCCCGCACTGGTCACTCTCGGCGTCGGCGCGACCGCGTGTTTCATACCGCCCGCGGTCCTGATGGGCGCGGTGCTGTGGCGCTACCAGCAACGCCGCGCGGCGACCCACCGCCCGGCCGCGCAGACCGGCGGCCGCGACCGCTGGGCCCCGTTCCTGCTGCTCACCGCGATCGCGGTGGTGCGTTCGGTGATCGCGTTCGGCATGAACACGTTCATCGCCCTGTACTGGATCGGCCATCTGGGCGCGTCCCGCGGATTCGGCGGGGTCGCGCTGACCGCGTTCCTGGTCGGTGGCGTCCTCGGCACCCTGCTCGGCGGCCGCATCGCCGACCGCGCGGGCATGCTGCGCACGATCCAGATCGGCAGCATCGCCGCGGTACCGGCCCTGATCCTGCTGCGCGCGGTCCCCGAACAGCATCTGGCGCTGGCCGCGGCCGTCCTGGCGGGTCTCGCGGTGAACATCCCGTTCGCCGTGCTGGTCAAACTCGGCCAGGACTACCTGCCCGGCCGTCCCGGCACCGCCTCCGGCGTCACCCTGGGCCTGGCGGTCAGCGCGGGCGGCCTGTTCGTACCGGTCCTGGGCGTCCTCGCCGATCATCGAGGCCCGCAATCGGTCCTGACGGTGCTGTGCCTCATCCCCGTCGCCGCCGTGATCCTGGGCTTCCTGCTTCCGCCCCCGACCCACGATCGACGCTCGGCTCGCGCCGACACCCCGCTGAGTACGCTCGACTCATGA
- the lipB gene encoding lipoyl(octanoyl) transferase LipB → MKSRPLTLLRDELVDYDKAMERMADMVTERQEGTRPDTLWLLSHPQVYTIGRRTPAEHLPDPTHGIPVLETTRGGQLTYHGPGQLVGYLIVRLAPGEGVVDYIREVEHRLIDALGHLGVPAERRDTPPGAELLTGVWTTTTARKIVSIGMRASRNVTSHGFALNVDGDLEPWQWAVACGLPEVDMTSVLREAGRADMDEVAATVATAFQAHP, encoded by the coding sequence ATGAAGTCCAGGCCGTTGACCCTGCTCCGCGACGAACTCGTCGACTACGACAAGGCGATGGAGCGAATGGCCGACATGGTGACCGAGCGGCAGGAAGGCACCCGCCCCGACACCCTCTGGCTGCTCAGCCACCCGCAGGTGTACACGATCGGCCGCCGCACCCCCGCCGAACACCTCCCCGACCCCACCCACGGCATCCCGGTCCTGGAAACCACCCGCGGCGGCCAACTCACCTACCACGGCCCGGGCCAGCTCGTCGGCTACCTGATCGTGCGATTGGCCCCCGGCGAAGGCGTGGTCGACTACATCCGTGAGGTCGAACACCGCCTGATCGACGCCCTCGGCCACCTCGGCGTCCCCGCCGAACGCCGCGACACCCCACCCGGCGCCGAACTCCTGACCGGCGTCTGGACCACCACCACGGCCCGCAAGATCGTCTCCATCGGCATGCGCGCGAGCCGCAACGTCACCAGCCACGGCTTCGCCCTCAACGTCGACGGCGACCTGGAACCCTGGCAGTGGGCCGTCGCCTGCGGCCTCCCCGAGGTCGACATGACCTCGGTCCTCCGCGAGGCCGGGCGAGCCGATATGGACGAGGTCGCAGCCACGGTCGCCACCGCCTTCCAGGCCCACCCCTGA
- a CDS encoding tyrosine-type recombinase/integrase, with protein MSVSTAVRHADLQDLVGLLQRQQTAKVDVVLPATAVTAHDSLLTVSGALPILGEGGVTDVDGAYRLTGPAESQLAARLEIPGRYLRRLRSDDRLDLWDTNVNGLLHGRPGARIAVGEQQLLLLRLFTSPEPGWPGIVRAVLSQRYGIINHLDVLTAHPVKKTIKITGKVIRVKGQGMVRITVENTKNVHREIALPDVLAARLIRRQQTRPGNELGLIFPSEAGTIMDPTNFNDQWRRVRKALGFDFEFDITSHTWRKTLLTIGDDAGISAVALADHAGHTEASMTQNTYMGRKRVRYQVAAAIDAAYATTGPDSAASDVS; from the coding sequence ATGTCCGTGTCCACGGCTGTCCGGCATGCCGATCTGCAGGATCTGGTGGGTCTGCTGCAGCGGCAGCAGACAGCGAAAGTCGATGTGGTGCTGCCCGCGACCGCGGTCACCGCGCACGACAGCCTGCTCACCGTGTCGGGTGCCCTGCCGATCCTCGGCGAGGGCGGGGTTACTGACGTCGACGGTGCCTACCGGTTGACCGGGCCGGCGGAGTCTCAGCTGGCGGCCCGGCTGGAGATCCCGGGTCGCTATCTGCGCCGGCTGCGGTCCGATGATCGTCTCGACCTGTGGGACACCAACGTCAACGGCCTGCTGCACGGCCGCCCCGGCGCTCGTATTGCGGTGGGGGAGCAGCAGTTGCTGCTGTTGCGGTTGTTCACCTCGCCGGAGCCCGGCTGGCCGGGGATCGTGCGGGCGGTGCTGTCGCAGCGGTACGGGATCATCAATCACCTCGACGTTCTGACCGCGCATCCAGTGAAAAAGACGATCAAGATCACAGGCAAGGTCATCCGGGTCAAGGGCCAGGGCATGGTTCGCATCACCGTCGAGAACACCAAGAATGTCCATCGTGAGATCGCGTTGCCGGATGTGCTCGCGGCCAGGCTGATACGTCGGCAGCAGACTCGGCCCGGCAACGAGTTGGGCCTGATCTTCCCGTCGGAGGCCGGAACGATCATGGATCCGACCAATTTCAACGACCAGTGGCGACGGGTTCGTAAGGCCCTCGGATTCGACTTCGAGTTCGACATCACCAGCCACACCTGGCGCAAGACCCTGCTCACCATCGGCGACGACGCCGGCATCTCCGCGGTCGCGCTGGCCGACCATGCCGGGCACACCGAGGCCTCGATGACCCAGAACACCTACATGGGACGCAAGCGCGTCCGCTACCAGGTAGCAGCCGCCATCGACGCTGCCTACGCGACCACCGGGCCCGATTCGGCGGCGTCGGACGTCTCCTGA
- a CDS encoding DUF4192 domain-containing protein, which produces MAEHSVGLRGSAALLAAIPALLGFYPADSIVVVMLDQEGDSMTVGAVARCDLPADADRTEALYAAIAAMCRRKRVRAVVLVLIDSAAQPPTMPAAGATGRQHRQLASGLERALGSDGPEVLNVFVINAIRHLSPWWSLSDPRQRGLLDDPAAAEMTAVRVYTGEQIFLCRDHVATLLIPDPARSEEIRNLLPAIETGVHEKWIAGGGPEDPTVYRRAAIREILAAIDTLNTGREITSRQIARGAIFLRDRAIRDCLFTFGGGVRAEAARRWWILLTRTVPGADRAEVAV; this is translated from the coding sequence GTGGCTGAACACTCGGTGGGTTTGCGGGGTTCGGCGGCGTTGCTGGCGGCGATTCCGGCGTTGCTGGGCTTTTATCCGGCGGACTCGATAGTGGTGGTGATGCTGGACCAGGAGGGTGACAGCATGACTGTTGGTGCAGTGGCTCGATGTGATCTGCCTGCCGATGCGGATCGGACCGAGGCGCTGTATGCCGCGATCGCCGCGATGTGCCGCCGGAAACGAGTCCGTGCCGTGGTTCTGGTCCTCATCGACAGCGCGGCGCAGCCGCCGACGATGCCCGCTGCCGGTGCCACTGGACGGCAGCATCGCCAGCTGGCGTCCGGGCTCGAGCGCGCGCTGGGCTCGGACGGTCCGGAAGTGTTGAATGTGTTCGTCATCAACGCGATCCGGCATCTGTCGCCGTGGTGGAGTCTGTCCGATCCTCGGCAGCGCGGGCTGCTCGACGATCCGGCTGCTGCGGAGATGACGGCGGTGCGTGTCTACACCGGCGAGCAGATATTCCTGTGTCGAGACCACGTCGCCACTCTGCTGATACCGGACCCTGCCCGGAGCGAGGAGATCCGGAATCTGTTGCCCGCCATCGAAACCGGTGTGCATGAGAAGTGGATTGCCGGCGGCGGGCCCGAGGATCCCACGGTCTACCGGCGGGCTGCGATTCGTGAGATCCTCGCGGCGATCGACACGCTGAACACCGGCAGGGAGATCACCTCACGGCAGATCGCGCGGGGCGCGATATTTCTGCGGGACAGGGCGATTCGGGATTGCCTGTTCACCTTCGGTGGTGGGGTGCGGGCGGAGGCGGCGCGCCGGTGGTGGATTCTTCTGACCCGGACCGTGCCGGGGGCGGATCGGGCCGAGGTTGCGGTGTAA